One Xenopus tropicalis strain Nigerian chromosome 8, UCB_Xtro_10.0, whole genome shotgun sequence genomic window carries:
- the phf8 gene encoding histone lysine demethylase PHF8 has product MASVPVYCLCRLPYDVTRFMIECDVCQDWFHGSCVGVEEEKASEIDLYHCPNCQITHGPSVMKRRRGNLKQDPHLSKDLGKPVQTGSASFIKELKSRNFPSAEEIILKPQGAQLTVEYLEENSFSVPILVLKKDGLGMTLPAPTFTVSDVEYYVGPEKEIDVIDVTRQADLKMKLKDFVKYYNSPKREKVLNVISLEFSETRLTNLVETPKIVRKLSWVENLWPEQSVFERPNVQKYCLMGVKDSYTDFHIDFGGTSVWYHVLKGEKIFYLIQPTKTNLALFECWSSSSNQNEMFFGDQVDKCYRCPVKQGQTLFIPTGWIHSVLTPVDCLAFGGNFLHSLNIAIQLRAYEIEKRLSTADLFKFPNFETICWYVGKHLLDTFRGLRENRRQPASYLLHGAKALNTAFRGWTKKEALMDHEEEIPETIITSQLIKDLDREIRLMEDIFHQNIEKTGNLMGLTRSPLTGTPSSSKAALPVKGTNKKGVRANQLIKKVGRKGRETDADMSPEQPGTPTGQHHKKFGSSGKEMEDTSLDPLEEKPDVGLLDGDMADSKFRLMMANGTNLSGKKERVGAGGRRQAAANRHIKKEQLQADLSSGDPFLLDSEDDLQIDETPRKEKKVALAKRKLPKFPRKLPRAKPCSDPNKVREPGELEFDVEEDYTTDEEMAEGDGDQLGASSGGILDLLKASRQVGGPEYSEIDEAPASPSTQEAIQGMLCMANLQASSSCTPSSLQAWWAAGQESGAVAGALQGSGKAAGNKSCGNGTSTGSSKVLLRPGKRPVKRPAHRSMDSEDEDSTDEQETLGACFKDSEYIYPSLESDDDDPALKSRPKKKKQTDDAPWNPKARVTPTLPKQARPVREGTRVASVETGLAVAAARLSQQEQQKSLKKKVASKKKPVSEPEPLLLPSEPEPPPLEPQTEVFSGSLVDHEYTAGPNIFGMAQVNRGTTPMAPGVFLSQRRLSASSPGSPATQVPGKRPKKGLATAKQRLGKILKIHRNGKLLLL; this is encoded by the exons ATGGCCTCTGTGCCGGTGTACTGTTTGTGCCGCCTACCATATGATGTGACTCGATTTATGATTGAATGTGATGTCTGCCAAGACTGGTTCCATGGAAG CTGTGTTGGAGTGGAGGAGGAAAAAGCATCTGAAATTGACCTATATCATTGTCCAAACTGTCAGATAACTCATGGGCCATCTGTTA TGAAACGTCGACGTGGGAATTTGAAGCAGGATCCACACTTGAGTAAAGACTTAGGGAAGCCAGTACAGACAGGAAGTGCAAGCTTTATTAAGGAGCTAAAGAGTAGAAATTTTCCAAG tgCAGAGGAAATCATTCTAAAGCCCCAGGGTGCCCAGCTGACGGTGGAATACTTGGAGGAGAACAGTTTCAGTGTCCCTATCCTAGTACTGAAGAAAGATGGGTTAGGAATGACGCTTCCTGCCCCTACCTTTACTGTCAGTGATGTGGAGTACTATGTGG GTCCAGAGAAAGAAATTGATGTGATTGATGTGACGAGACAAGCTGAtctaaaaatgaaactgaaaGATTTTGTGAAATATTATAACAGCCCCAAAAGGGAAAAAGTGCTTAACGTGATAAGCCTGGAGTTTTCCGAGACTAG ACTCACTAATCTAGTGGAAACTCCAAAGATTGTACGAAAGTTATCCTGGGTTGAAAACCTGTGGCCAGAGCAGAGTGTTTTTGAGAGGCCTAATGTCCAGAAATACTGCCTCATGGGTGTAAAGGACAGTTACACTGATTTCCACATTGATTTTGGGGGCACGTCGGTCTGGTATCATGTCCTTAAA gGAGAAAAAATCTTTTACCTTATCCAACCCACCAAAACCAACCTGGCCCTTTTTGAGTGCTGGAGCAGTTCCTCCAACCAGAATGAAATGTTCTTTGGAGATCAAGTGGATAAATGCTATAGATGCCCAGTCAAACAGGGACAGACCCTTTTTATCCCCACAG GGTGGATACATTCAGTGTTGACTCCAGTTGACTGCTTAGCCTTTGGAGGGAATTTTCTACACAGCTTAAACATTGCTATTCAGCTCAG AGCATATGAGATTGAGAAGAGGTTAAGCACTGCTGACCTCTTTAAATTCCCAAACTTCGAAACCATCTGTTGGTACGTGGGGAAGCATTTACTAGACACCTTCCGTG GTTTGCGAGAGAACAGAAGACAGCCAGCATCATACTTATTGCATGGAGCGAAGGCACTCAACACAGCATTTAGAGGCTGGACCAAGAAAGAG GCATTGATGGATCACGAAGAGGAAATTCCCGAGACCATTATTACTTCCCAGCTTATTAAAGACCTAGACCGGGAGATCCGGCTTATGGAG GATATCTTTCACCAAAACATCGAGAAGACTGGAAACCTCATGGGTCTGACTAGAAGCCCTTTAACTGGCACTCCATCCTCATCTAAAGCAGCACTTCCAGTCAAGGGCACTAATAAGAAGGGTGTTAGAGCAAACCAACTGATAAAGAAAGTAGGACGGAAGGGcagagaaacagatgctgacatGAGTCCAGAACAACCAGGAACTCCTACTGGCCAGCATCACAAGAAGTTTGGCTCTTCAGGAAAGGAG ATGGAAGATACATCCCTTGATCCTCTTGAAGAAAAGCCAGATGTCGGCTTGCTGGATGGAGATATGGCAGACAGTAAATTCAGGCTAATGATGGCTAATGGTACCAACTTAAG TGGTAAGAAGGAGCGCGTAGGAGCTGGAGGTAGGCGCCAAGCAGCTGCAAATAGACACATCAAAAAGGAACAGTTACAGGCAGATCTGTCCTCTGGGGATCCTTTCCTTCTAGATTCCGAAGATGATTTGCAAATTGATGAAACTCCtcgcaaagaaaaaaaagtagcTCTGGCAAAGAGAAAGTTACCTA AGTTTCCACGAAAACTACCAAGAGCAAAGCCATGTTCAGATCCCAACAAAGTGCGTGAGCCTGGGGAGCTGGAATTTGATGTAGAG GAAGACTACACCACGGATGAGGAAATGGCTGAAGGTGATGGTGATCAACTAGGTGCCAGCAGTGGGGGCATATTAGACCTATTAAAAGCCAGTCGGCAGGTTGGAGGTCCTGAATATTCTGAAATTGA TGAAGCCCCTGCCTCTCCCAGCACACAGGAGGCAATCCAGGGTATGCTGTGCATGGCCAATCTTCAGGCCTCCTCATCTTGTACACCTTCCAGCCTTCAAGCTTGGTGGGCAGCTGGGCAGGAAAGTGGTGCAGTGGCTGGAGCATTGCAGGGAAGTGGTAAGGCTGCTGGGAATAAGAGCTGTGGTAATGGGACCAGCACTGGAAGCAGCAAAGTTCTCTTAAGGCCTGGAAAGAGGCCTGTAAAACGACCAGCACACCGCAGCATGGACAGTGAAGATGAGGATAGCACTGATGAGCAGGAGACACTGGGGGCATGCTTTAAGGATTCTGAATACA TTTACCCTTCACTGGAGTCCGATGATGATGATCCCGCTTTGAAATCACGTCCTAAGAAAAAGAAGCAGACAGACGATGCTCCATGGAACCCTAAAG CACGTGTCACTCCAACATTACCCAAGCAGGCTCGGCCAGTGCGGGAGGGAACGCGTGTAGCGTCTGTTGAGACAGGGCTTGCTGTGGCTGCTGCAAGACTTTCGCAGCAG GAACAGCAGAAATCGCTGAAGAAGAAGGTAGCCAGCAAAAAGAAACCAGTCAGTGAACCGGAGCCCCTGCTTTTACCATCAGAACCTGAACCCCCGCCATTGGAGCCTCAGACAGAGGTCTTCTCTGGAAGTCTTGTTGACCATGAATATACTGCTGGCCCCAATATATTTGGCATGGCTCAAGTGAACCGTGGAACTACACCAATGGCACCAGGAGTCTTTCTGTCCCAGCGGCGGCTTTCCGCATCTTCACCAGGAAGTCCAGCAACGCAAG TTCCAGGAAAACGGCCTAAAAAGGGCTTGGCTACAGCAAAACAACGCCTGGGCAAGATCCTCAAGATCCACCGGAATGGAAAGCTGCTTTTGCTGTGA